TCTCTGCCGTTGCGCCAAAGGTACTGGGGGGAATCAAGGTAGGTTCTCACGATGTGCTGCTGGTCGGAGTGGACTTTGACAGTGAATTGAAAATGAAACAGTGGTGGCAGATCTTTGGCGATGCCCCGAAGGCCGACAATGAAGTGTTACTGGGAAGCGATGCCTCAAAGATCCTCGATGCTAGCTCCGGTGATACCATCCGGATCAAGGAGGAAACCTTCAAGGTTGCCGGAGTGCTTGACCAGACCGGCTCACAGGATGACTCTCTCGTCTTCGCCTCTCTTGGCAAAGCACAGAAAATTCTCGGCAAAGAAGGAAAGATCACCTTGGCGGAGGTGGCGGCTCTTTGTTCCGGGTGTCCCATTGGCGACATGGTAACCCAGATTGCCGAAAAGCTCCCCGATGCCAAGGTCTCGGCAATCCAGCAGGTGGTGGAAGGGCGCCTCAAGGCACTGGACCAGTTCAAACGGTTTTCCTATGCCATGGCAGGGGTAGTTGTTTTTATCGGTTCCCTGATTGTCTTTGTGACCATGATGGGAAGCGTCAATGAGCGCACGACCGAGATCGGTGTTTTCAGGGCGATAGGCTTTCGCAAGAGCCACATCATGCGGATCATTCTACTGGAAGCAGTACTTGTCAGCCTGCTGGCAGGAATCCTGGGCTATGCTGCCGGCATGGGGGGGGCCAAACTGGCTCTGCCTTTCATGGCTGAAAGCAAGAATGCACACCTCATCTGGGACAGTACTGTAGCTGCCGGTTCAATCGGATTAGCCGTAATGCTGGGCCTGCTGGCCAGTCTCTATCCAGCGCTGCATGCCAGCAAGATGGACCCGACGGAAGCCCTGCGGGCGCTTTGATGGGACGCGGCTTTTGCGCAATAGCTGCGTAAGTCTTCGGAACTGCTTGTGCGACGTAGCTGGGCTACGTCTCCGCACATTTCCTTGACAGCCTTGCTCTTGCATCAAAATCCACGTCCCTGGAGAGATCAGTTAGTTAAAAGGAAAATAAATGAAACTCATCGAAATACAAAACGTAAAGAAACACTACACTAGCGGAGAAGACGTTGTCGAAGCCTTGCGCGGTGTTGATATCAGCATAGAAGCCGGTGAATTTATCACCATAATGGGGCAGTCAGGCTCCGGTAAGAGCACCTTGCTCTCAGTTCTGGGAGGAATGAACCATCCGACTTCCGGAGATGTCGAGATGGCCGGCGTACGTCTTTATGACCTGCCAGGGGAAAAGCTGGCCGACTTCCGGGCACAAAACCTTGGGTTTGTTTTCCAATCATTTCACCTGATCCCGTACCTGACCGCTGCAGAGAATGTCATGCTGCCGTTAGCAATTGTCAAAATGGCTACCAGTGCAAAGAGGGCCGCGGCCCGCCAAGCCCTTGAAAGAGTCGGTCTGGGGAACAAGCTTGGCCGGCTCCCCAACCAATTATCTGGGGGTGAGCAGGAACGTGTTGCCATTGCCAGGGCTATTGTCAACAACCCGCATATACTTTTGGCTGATGAGCCGACCGGCAACCTGGATTCCAAGACCAGCGAAGAGGTCATGGCATTATTCAGGGAGTTGAATAATGCCGGACAGACAGTCGTGATGGTAACGCATAATGCTGAAAACGGGGCATACTCTGACAGAACCATAAGCTTAAGGGACGGCATGGTTGTTGGTTCTGTTTGAGGTGGTCTAGTGAATCTGTTCCCTGTCAGAGACCTTGTCATTTTGGTGGTCTGTAGCAACCGGGATGTTCTAGAGGTTATAGAAAGGCTTTTGGGCCATTTGGAGATCAATGTCACATGCGTCATGAGCACGGATGCAGCGCTTGTCATGCTGCAGACTGAAACCTACAGCGCCATGATCAGCGATCACAAAATGAAAGACTTTAACGGGCGGGAATTCAGCCGGACGGTGCGGCAACTATTTCCTGCTCTCAACGTTGTGTTGTTTGAAGGTAACACCAGCTCACAGGTCATGGATCTGTTTTTGGGCCCGGAAGTGTCGGAAATTTCGGAAGTACAAAACCAAGCTTGCAGTCTTGGGGACATGTTGATGAGCATTCTGAGGGGCGAAAGGGGAAAAACCTTTCTTCTGAGGCAGACATCAACGAGATGATATGGAGGGAAAACCAATGGATGCCATGGAAATTAGTGCCTCTGCCTTGACCGCCGAAAGAACCCGGATGAACCTGATTTCATCTAACCTTGCCAACGCCAATTCCACCAGGACAGATGAAGGTGGCCAATACCGACGCAAAGATGCGGTATTTGCCACTGTTCTTGATGGTGCAAGCGCCAATATGGAGGGAGGGACAGAGGTTATTGGAGTCGAGGTTGTCAATATTATCGAGGACCAGTCTCCCCCTAGGCTTCAATACGACCCTGGACACCCAGACGCAAGAGAGGATGGTTATGTTGCATATCCGAATGTCAATATTGTTGAGGAAATGGCCGACATGGTGACTGCGACGAGAGCATATGAAGCGAATACCACTGCTATGAAAGCTGGCATGGATATGCAGATGAAAGCCCTTGAGATCGGCTCAAAATGATCATGACTGACTGGGCTAAGAGTATGAATTTGCGGAACACATGAAAGTAATATTCGTTACAATGATCATGCTGTTATTTCTTCCGATTGTAGCACTGGCAGATACGCAGCTGCCGGTCCAGAACGGCGTCATAACTTCTGGTGTTGGCTGGCGACTCGATCCATTCGGTAGCGGAAGGGCCATTTTGCACCATGGGATCGATATAGCCGTACCGGTCGGAACCCCTGTTCGTGCCACCCGCAAGGGTCAGGTTGTCTTTTCGGGCATACGTGGCGGATATGGATCGACCGTTATAGTAGAACATGCCAATGGCGACCGTACCCTCTATGGTCACAACTCTTTGTTGCGTGTGAAGGCTGGCGACATGGTCGAATCAGGTACAGTCGTGGCTTTTTCAGGCAACACGGGTAGATCCACAGGACCCCATGTGCACTTCGAACAGTTGCCAAGCGGCCGCGCCCTAACAGAACAGGCTGAAACAGAAAATATTGAGATGCCCCAAATTGCTACCAGTACTGATCAGCGATACAGGCTGGAACAACAGATGGATGAATCGGTGAGTTCCATCCTCAGGACCATCAACAGGAACGGAACAGCAGGACAAGGCGGTTGAGGCTTAGAACATCTAAGCAATGTAGCTACCAATC
This region of Geotalea daltonii FRC-32 genomic DNA includes:
- a CDS encoding ABC transporter permease; its protein translation is MKLHTISINNLKRRKTKMAFLTIGLMVGIATIVTLVTLTRSMSSDIERKMDEFGANILITPQSNGLSMNYGGISLGGVTFDQREIGEEDLARIKTIKNSKNISAVAPKVLGGIKVGSHDVLLVGVDFDSELKMKQWWQIFGDAPKADNEVLLGSDASKILDASSGDTIRIKEETFKVAGVLDQTGSQDDSLVFASLGKAQKILGKEGKITLAEVAALCSGCPIGDMVTQIAEKLPDAKVSAIQQVVEGRLKALDQFKRFSYAMAGVVVFIGSLIVFVTMMGSVNERTTEIGVFRAIGFRKSHIMRIILLEAVLVSLLAGILGYAAGMGGAKLALPFMAESKNAHLIWDSTVAAGSIGLAVMLGLLASLYPALHASKMDPTEALRAL
- a CDS encoding ABC transporter ATP-binding protein; this translates as MKLIEIQNVKKHYTSGEDVVEALRGVDISIEAGEFITIMGQSGSGKSTLLSVLGGMNHPTSGDVEMAGVRLYDLPGEKLADFRAQNLGFVFQSFHLIPYLTAAENVMLPLAIVKMATSAKRAAARQALERVGLGNKLGRLPNQLSGGEQERVAIARAIVNNPHILLADEPTGNLDSKTSEEVMALFRELNNAGQTVVMVTHNAENGAYSDRTISLRDGMVVGSV
- a CDS encoding response regulator, which gives rise to MVCSNRDVLEVIERLLGHLEINVTCVMSTDAALVMLQTETYSAMISDHKMKDFNGREFSRTVRQLFPALNVVLFEGNTSSQVMDLFLGPEVSEISEVQNQACSLGDMLMSILRGERGKTFLLRQTSTR
- the flgC gene encoding flagellar basal body rod protein FlgC, which translates into the protein MDAMEISASALTAERTRMNLISSNLANANSTRTDEGGQYRRKDAVFATVLDGASANMEGGTEVIGVEVVNIIEDQSPPRLQYDPGHPDAREDGYVAYPNVNIVEEMADMVTATRAYEANTTAMKAGMDMQMKALEIGSK
- a CDS encoding M23 family metallopeptidase, with protein sequence MKVIFVTMIMLLFLPIVALADTQLPVQNGVITSGVGWRLDPFGSGRAILHHGIDIAVPVGTPVRATRKGQVVFSGIRGGYGSTVIVEHANGDRTLYGHNSLLRVKAGDMVESGTVVAFSGNTGRSTGPHVHFEQLPSGRALTEQAETENIEMPQIATSTDQRYRLEQQMDESVSSILRTINRNGTAGQGG